In Leptodesmis sichuanensis A121, the following are encoded in one genomic region:
- a CDS encoding YggT family protein: protein MSSLVPLLATTLVTFINIYTALLFIRILLSWFPNINWFDPPFSILSQITDPYLNIFRNIIPPLGGLDFSPILALLLLQVVQQVATTLLRQLTYMV, encoded by the coding sequence ATGAGTTCTTTAGTTCCTCTGCTCGCTACCACCCTGGTGACCTTTATCAATATCTATACGGCGTTGTTATTCATCCGCATTCTCCTCAGTTGGTTTCCCAATATCAATTGGTTCGACCCGCCCTTCTCCATCCTGAGCCAGATTACGGATCCCTACCTGAATATTTTCCGTAATATTATTCCTCCCCTCGGCGGTCTGGATTTTTCTCCGATTCTGGCATTACTCCTGCTGCAAGTCGTGCAACAAGTCGCAACTACCTTGCTTCGTCAGCTTACTTATATGGTCTAG
- a CDS encoding response regulator: MQARMIEKPISSSNVKLKIVLVEDNDINRLLMRDFLIHCGHYVIDLANATNFLETLEEINPDVILLDLKLKDMDGFQLLEQIQISPKFQQIPIIVISGLAFEADKKRALALGVHKYLVKPINLNDLRQVLQEEVDCSWRC, encoded by the coding sequence TTGCAAGCAAGAATGATAGAAAAGCCGATCTCCTCATCCAATGTAAAACTAAAAATTGTGTTGGTTGAAGATAACGATATCAATCGGTTGCTAATGCGAGATTTCCTGATTCACTGTGGACATTATGTAATTGATTTAGCGAATGCTACTAACTTTCTTGAAACACTTGAGGAAATTAACCCAGATGTGATTCTACTAGATCTAAAGTTAAAAGATATGGATGGCTTCCAACTGCTTGAGCAGATCCAAATCAGTCCAAAGTTTCAGCAAATTCCTATTATTGTGATCTCAGGTTTAGCGTTTGAGGCCGACAAAAAGCGTGCTTTAGCTTTAGGAGTTCACAAATATCTGGTTAAACCGATTAATTTGAATGATTTAAGGCAAGTGCTTCAAGAAGAGGTGGACTGCTCTTGGCGCTGCTGA
- the upp gene encoding uracil phosphoribosyltransferase — translation MTSQLRVYVPPHPLIKHWLGIVREASTPSALFRSAMTELGRWLTYEAIREWLPTRDSTVDTPLAPCPATFVDPDIPIVIIPVLRAGLALLDGAQSLLPLASIYHLGFVRNEDTLEASCYLNKLPEHLDPRTHILIPEPMLATGGTMVAVMQELTKRGIDPALVRIVAVVAAPPALQKLSVAYPGLNIYTAAIDEHVNENGFIVPGLGDAGDRTFGT, via the coding sequence ATGACCTCTCAGTTGCGTGTTTATGTTCCTCCCCACCCGTTAATCAAACACTGGCTAGGAATTGTCCGAGAAGCTTCTACGCCTTCCGCTTTGTTCAGAAGCGCCATGACTGAATTGGGACGCTGGCTCACCTACGAGGCGATTCGAGAATGGTTACCCACCAGAGACAGCACAGTAGATACTCCGCTTGCTCCCTGTCCCGCCACTTTTGTGGATCCCGATATTCCGATCGTCATCATTCCGGTATTACGGGCGGGTTTGGCGTTGCTGGATGGTGCCCAGTCCCTCTTGCCCCTGGCTTCTATCTATCACCTGGGGTTTGTCCGGAATGAAGACACCCTGGAAGCAAGCTGCTACTTGAATAAGCTGCCAGAGCATCTTGATCCTCGAACCCACATCCTCATCCCAGAACCAATGCTGGCTACAGGCGGAACGATGGTTGCAGTGATGCAAGAATTGACGAAACGGGGCATTGATCCGGCACTGGTACGAATTGTTGCGGTTGTCGCGGCTCCTCCAGCCTTACAGAAACTCAGTGTGGCCTATCCAGGATTAAACATTTACACAGCCGCCATTGACGAGCATGTGAATGAGAACGGGTTTATTGTTCCAGGGTTAGGAGATGCGGGCGATCGCACCTTCGGCACCTGA
- the crtH gene encoding carotenoid isomerase, which produces MSQSTSTSDLSDPVAHCSPPSSQLAQEWDVIVIGSGIGGLVTATQLAVKGAKVLVLERYLIPGGSAGYFERAGYRFDVGASMMFGFGDRGTTNLLTRALEAVDRPLETIPDPVQIHYHLPNGLEPKVHRDYEAFLEELIAYFPHEREGIRRFYDECWKVFNCLNAIELLSLEEPRYLMRVFFQNPAACLGLAKYLPMNAGDYARKWIRDPNLLKFIDIECYCWSVVPADLTPMINAGMVFSDRHYGGINYPKGGVGQIAHNLAEGLEHHNGVIRYKARVTQILQEKGRAVGVQLATGEIFRAKRIVSNATRWDTFEKLLPPDQIPASEQRWQRRYRKSPSFLSLHLGVKSEGLPPDTECHHILLEDWERMEAEEGTIFVSIPTLLDPSLAPANHHIIHAFTPSWIETWQGLSTADYQARKEAAAERIIQRLEKIFPNLSLYLDYQEVGTPRTHRRFLGREDGTYGPIPVRKLPGLLGMPFNRTAIPGLYCVGDSTFPGQGLNAVSFSGFACAHRIAVDLGL; this is translated from the coding sequence GTGTCCCAGTCAACCTCAACGAGTGATTTGTCCGATCCGGTTGCTCACTGTTCTCCTCCATCCAGTCAGCTTGCCCAGGAGTGGGACGTGATTGTGATTGGTTCCGGGATTGGTGGTCTGGTTACAGCGACCCAGCTTGCCGTTAAAGGGGCGAAAGTTTTAGTCCTGGAACGTTACCTGATTCCCGGAGGAAGCGCAGGTTACTTTGAGCGCGCAGGCTACCGATTTGATGTGGGAGCCTCCATGATGTTTGGCTTTGGCGATCGCGGTACTACCAATCTGTTAACCCGTGCCCTGGAGGCGGTCGATCGTCCCCTGGAAACGATTCCCGATCCCGTACAAATTCATTACCATCTACCGAATGGCCTGGAACCAAAAGTACATCGGGACTATGAGGCTTTTTTAGAGGAATTAATTGCCTACTTTCCTCATGAGCGTGAGGGTATTCGCCGATTCTATGACGAGTGCTGGAAGGTATTTAATTGCCTGAATGCGATCGAACTTCTGTCTCTGGAGGAACCCCGTTATCTGATGCGGGTTTTCTTCCAAAATCCAGCCGCCTGCCTGGGATTGGCAAAGTATTTACCCATGAATGCGGGAGATTATGCCCGAAAATGGATCCGGGATCCGAATCTGCTGAAGTTCATTGACATTGAGTGCTACTGCTGGTCAGTGGTGCCTGCAGATTTGACCCCGATGATTAACGCGGGGATGGTGTTTAGCGATCGTCACTACGGTGGGATCAACTATCCCAAAGGTGGTGTTGGCCAAATTGCCCACAATCTGGCTGAGGGACTGGAACACCACAATGGGGTGATTCGGTACAAAGCGCGCGTAACCCAAATTTTGCAAGAAAAGGGTCGGGCTGTGGGCGTACAATTGGCAACCGGAGAAATTTTTCGGGCCAAGCGCATTGTCTCTAATGCGACTCGGTGGGATACCTTTGAAAAGTTACTACCCCCTGACCAAATTCCAGCCTCGGAGCAACGCTGGCAGCGCCGTTACCGCAAATCTCCTAGCTTCCTTAGTCTCCATCTAGGCGTGAAATCCGAGGGCCTTCCGCCAGATACAGAATGCCATCATATTCTCTTGGAAGACTGGGAAAGAATGGAAGCCGAAGAGGGTACTATCTTTGTATCAATTCCTACCCTATTGGATCCCTCCCTTGCTCCTGCCAACCATCACATCATTCATGCTTTTACTCCTAGCTGGATTGAAACCTGGCAAGGATTATCAACAGCAGACTATCAGGCTCGCAAGGAAGCCGCGGCAGAACGTATCATTCAGCGGCTGGAAAAAATTTTTCCCAATCTGTCCCTGTATCTGGATTATCAAGAAGTGGGCACTCCAAGGACTCATCGGCGATTTTTGGGCCGTGAAGATGGTACCTATGGGCCTATACCAGTCCGGAAACTGCCTGGACTGTTGGGTATGCCCTTTAATCGCACAGCCATTCCAGGGCTATATTGTGTCGGCGATAGCACCTTTCCTGGGCAGGGATTAAACGCTGTTTCCTTTTCTGGGTTTGCCTGTGCGCATCGAATTGCCGTAGACCTGGGGTTGTAA
- a CDS encoding HhoA/HhoB/HtrA family serine endopeptidase, producing MNQRQRSDCKKVLMYSAMWLLGVGMALSGDQVLTSRAIASQPSPSLTPTSLVAQVPNRSSAILSATDPNFIVGVVQQVGPAVVRIDSSRTVRNQVPSIFRDPFFRQFFGSDFPTPPATRVERGQGSGFIIRSDGLILTNAHVVSGADRVTVTLTNGQQLQGQVLGSDPLTDVAVVKVNSTNLPTVRLGNSDQLRPGEWAIAIGNPLGLDNTVTVGIISATGRSSAAVRVPDKRVSFIQTDAAINPGNSGGPLLNQRGEVIGMNTAIIGGAQGLGFAIPINTAQRIADRLITTGKVDHPYLGINMIGLTPEVRRQINSDPSSGLRIQDDRGVLVAQVLPNSPAARAGVRPGDIILRVNGQAVSKAEDVQRAVENSAIGGILQVELRRRGQLITLAIRPGAFPTQAAQMGE from the coding sequence ATGAATCAGCGTCAAAGATCGGATTGCAAGAAAGTGTTGATGTATTCGGCCATGTGGCTACTGGGAGTGGGGATGGCCCTATCAGGAGATCAGGTTTTGACATCCAGGGCGATCGCATCTCAACCGTCCCCTTCATTGACTCCAACTTCTCTGGTGGCTCAAGTTCCCAACCGAAGTAGTGCAATTCTCTCGGCAACAGATCCCAACTTCATTGTGGGTGTGGTGCAGCAGGTTGGGCCTGCTGTTGTCCGCATTGATTCGTCTCGCACCGTCAGAAATCAAGTCCCTTCCATCTTTAGAGATCCCTTTTTCCGGCAATTTTTTGGCTCAGACTTTCCCACTCCTCCGGCAACGCGAGTTGAGCGAGGTCAGGGATCAGGCTTTATCATCCGCTCCGATGGCTTGATCTTGACGAATGCGCATGTGGTCAGTGGAGCCGATCGAGTGACCGTCACGCTGACGAATGGTCAGCAACTGCAGGGCCAGGTGCTGGGGTCTGATCCCTTGACCGATGTTGCCGTTGTGAAGGTGAATTCCACCAATTTGCCAACTGTGCGATTGGGAAATTCTGATCAACTCCGACCGGGAGAATGGGCGATCGCGATCGGGAATCCCCTGGGCTTAGACAATACCGTAACGGTTGGCATCATCAGCGCGACAGGTCGGAGCAGTGCCGCTGTACGAGTTCCCGATAAGCGGGTGAGTTTTATTCAAACCGATGCAGCGATTAATCCGGGAAATTCTGGTGGGCCATTGCTGAATCAGCGCGGGGAAGTAATTGGTATGAACACAGCGATCATCGGTGGGGCGCAGGGGTTGGGATTTGCCATTCCCATTAACACCGCCCAACGGATTGCGGATCGCTTGATTACCACTGGCAAGGTTGACCATCCTTACCTGGGCATTAACATGATTGGCCTCACGCCGGAAGTGAGACGGCAAATCAACAGTGACCCCAGCAGCGGTTTGAGAATTCAGGACGATCGCGGCGTGCTGGTCGCCCAGGTTTTACCCAATTCCCCAGCGGCCAGGGCAGGGGTGCGTCCCGGGGATATTATTCTGCGAGTCAATGGTCAGGCCGTGAGTAAAGCGGAGGATGTGCAACGAGCCGTTGAAAACAGTGCGATCGGTGGCATTTTGCAGGTGGAACTCCGACGTAGAGGCCAGCTAATTACTCTGGCCATCCGTCCAGGGGCATTCCCCACACAGGCCGCTCAGATGGGAGAGTAG
- a CDS encoding glycosyltransferase family 4 protein: MKITFVTPCPDLSGGMRIIALYAHQLKQRGHEVVVVSTPPCPPTWIEQTKSLLKGKGWIPCPSPYPSHFDGLDLDCRIKDHYEPVTDADVPDADVVIATWWETAEWVAKLSPEKGTKVYLLQHYEVFDYLPKERVKATWTLPFYKIVVAPWLADIAVTEYGSQHVSCVPNGINLKQFNAPPRAKQSRPTVGFMYSETPWKGCDLSLEALRLVTEKHPELQIIGFGQSAPRSELPLPKGTIYHQVPPQHKLKDIYASCDVWLFSSRWEGFGLPILEAMACRTPVIGTPAGAAPDLLANGAGILVNPEAPEDIASAIEYVCKLTSEEWQWMSEKAYKTALQYDCEITTDLFEAALQRAVQQAPSLQTLVVS, from the coding sequence ATGAAGATTACTTTTGTCACACCCTGTCCAGATCTCTCTGGTGGGATGCGTATTATTGCTCTCTACGCTCATCAACTTAAGCAGCGTGGACATGAAGTTGTTGTTGTTTCCACTCCCCCCTGCCCACCAACTTGGATAGAACAAACGAAGTCCTTGCTGAAAGGTAAAGGATGGATCCCTTGCCCAAGCCCGTATCCTTCCCACTTTGATGGGCTGGATCTGGACTGTCGAATTAAAGATCACTACGAGCCTGTGACAGATGCGGATGTCCCCGATGCGGACGTGGTCATCGCAACCTGGTGGGAAACGGCTGAGTGGGTCGCCAAATTATCTCCTGAAAAAGGAACGAAAGTTTATTTGCTTCAGCATTATGAAGTGTTCGATTACTTGCCGAAAGAGCGCGTCAAAGCAACCTGGACTTTGCCTTTCTATAAGATTGTGGTAGCGCCCTGGTTAGCCGATATTGCCGTGACAGAGTATGGCAGTCAGCACGTTTCTTGCGTACCCAATGGGATTAATTTGAAGCAGTTTAATGCGCCCCCGCGAGCTAAACAGTCTCGCCCAACGGTTGGCTTTATGTACAGTGAAACCCCCTGGAAAGGGTGCGATCTAAGTCTTGAAGCATTGAGGCTAGTTACCGAAAAGCATCCAGAACTGCAAATCATTGGGTTTGGCCAGAGTGCTCCGCGGTCTGAATTGCCCTTGCCTAAAGGAACTATCTACCATCAAGTCCCTCCCCAACATAAGTTGAAAGATATTTACGCTAGTTGCGATGTCTGGTTATTCAGCAGCCGTTGGGAAGGGTTTGGATTACCGATCCTAGAAGCAATGGCTTGTCGAACCCCTGTTATCGGCACTCCTGCTGGAGCTGCTCCCGACTTGTTGGCAAATGGCGCTGGCATCCTGGTTAACCCGGAAGCTCCGGAAGATATAGCGAGTGCAATTGAGTACGTCTGTAAGCTAACCTCTGAAGAGTGGCAATGGATGTCGGAGAAGGCTTATAAAACGGCACTCCAGTATGACTGTGAAATCACAACAGATTTGTTTGAGGCCGCCCTGCAGCGGGCAGTTCAGCAAGCACCTTCCCTGCAAACTTTGGTAGTTTCTTGA
- a CDS encoding ABC transporter permease, with product MSRSSSLHDYVLTRLVLAPLMLWLITTLVFLLLRATPGDPVDALLGPRAPQAAKEELRQQLGLNQPVWWQYLDYMGSLLRLDLGKSLTSQGQSVWEIIQKFFPATVELALYSLAIALVVGIAIGVVSASRPNTPLDLGGRLFGILTYSIPMFWLGMLLQLVFSVQLGWFPLGTRFPITMPAPEGWTGLYTVDSLLHGNLPQFFTALYYLALPCLTLGILISGIFERIVRVNLKQTLRSDYVEAARARGIPESRILIAHALKNALIPVITILGLTLASLLGGAILTEVTFSWPGLANRLYKAIAQRDYPTVQGIVVFFAAIVAIASILIDILNAAIDPRIRY from the coding sequence ATGTCCCGTTCCAGTTCCCTACACGATTATGTGCTGACCCGATTGGTGCTGGCTCCCTTGATGTTGTGGTTAATTACCACACTGGTTTTTTTACTGTTGCGAGCCACTCCCGGTGATCCAGTCGATGCTTTATTAGGCCCGCGTGCTCCTCAAGCCGCCAAAGAAGAATTGCGGCAACAGTTGGGATTGAATCAGCCTGTATGGTGGCAGTATTTGGATTACATGGGTTCCCTGCTCCGGTTAGATTTGGGAAAATCGCTGACCAGCCAGGGACAGTCCGTGTGGGAGATTATCCAGAAGTTTTTTCCGGCCACCGTAGAACTGGCACTATACAGTCTGGCGATCGCGCTCGTTGTGGGCATTGCGATCGGGGTAGTGTCCGCTTCCCGACCCAATACCCCACTTGACCTGGGCGGACGGTTATTTGGCATTCTCACCTATTCCATTCCCATGTTCTGGTTGGGGATGCTGTTGCAGTTGGTATTTTCTGTGCAACTGGGCTGGTTTCCCCTGGGTACCCGCTTTCCGATTACGATGCCTGCCCCTGAAGGCTGGACAGGGTTATATACAGTCGATAGTTTATTGCATGGAAATTTGCCGCAGTTCTTCACGGCTCTGTACTATCTGGCCCTGCCCTGCTTGACTCTGGGCATTTTAATTAGTGGCATTTTTGAACGGATCGTGCGGGTGAATTTGAAACAAACATTGCGATCGGATTATGTGGAAGCCGCACGCGCCAGAGGCATTCCCGAATCCCGGATTCTGATCGCCCATGCTCTCAAGAATGCCTTGATTCCAGTGATTACGATTCTGGGGTTAACTCTGGCCTCCTTATTGGGAGGAGCCATTCTAACTGAAGTTACTTTTTCCTGGCCGGGATTGGCCAATCGGCTGTACAAGGCGATCGCCCAGCGGGATTATCCAACGGTGCAGGGCATTGTGGTGTTTTTTGCTGCCATCGTTGCGATCGCCAGTATCCTGATTGATATCCTTAACGCGGCCATCGATCCCCGAATTCGGTACTAA
- a CDS encoding sulfite exporter TauE/SafE family protein, which yields MSTVLIQLLTIGLVAGIAGGVFGIGGGAIMVPAMVLLMSMDQKFATGTSIAAQILPIGLLAALVYYRNGNLNIKYAVVIAIGLLVGNLFGALFANQPYISSETVKKMYGVFLLAIGARYLFFR from the coding sequence GTGTCTACTGTGTTAATTCAGCTTTTGACGATTGGGTTAGTGGCGGGTATAGCAGGTGGGGTGTTTGGCATTGGGGGCGGAGCGATTATGGTTCCGGCGATGGTATTGCTGATGAGCATGGATCAGAAATTTGCCACCGGAACCTCGATCGCTGCTCAAATTCTGCCGATCGGGTTACTGGCCGCGCTCGTCTACTACCGCAATGGCAACTTAAATATTAAGTACGCGGTGGTGATTGCGATCGGTTTGCTGGTTGGCAACCTGTTTGGGGCCTTGTTTGCTAACCAACCCTACATCAGCAGCGAGACAGTGAAAAAAATGTACGGGGTTTTTCTCCTGGCGATCGGTGCCCGCTATCTATTTTTCCGTTGA
- a CDS encoding ISKra4 family transposase, with protein MTATIVQSTTESITLQITIPLSQSFLDTEETIQSVLNEAGTLASGAALKQFDTDGSAIAMGGMNWTSKGQLPKTYQTPYGTVEVHRHVYQTSAGGPTFCPLEVDARIIMTSTPRLAKQISHKYAEMSSVRVVEDLRENHGRVIHRSFVQTLAEAVGEIALLKEEDWHYQTPKLPVEVATVSLGVDGTCLLLCKDGFRQAMIGTLSLYDAQGERLHTTYVAAAPEQGRQTFLDRMRREIEHIKRLYPNSHYQGLADGAPENWTFLEPVTDSQVLDFFHATQYLDNVAKAIHPRNPKHQKSWMDEHCHLLKHEVGAAQRLLTEMETIVPKRVSQSVQKGLQDAITYFRNHHHQMRYAEAIAAHLPIGSGVTEAGCKVIVKARLCGSGMKWKEHGAGIVLSLRTLSYSQGRWQQFWSKINRYGFTFAE; from the coding sequence ATGACCGCAACTATTGTCCAAAGTACAACAGAGTCAATCACTCTTCAAATTACTATTCCTCTGAGTCAATCATTTCTAGACACCGAAGAAACCATCCAATCAGTACTGAATGAAGCAGGAACTCTGGCCAGTGGAGCAGCGCTCAAACAGTTTGATACCGATGGCAGTGCCATTGCAATGGGCGGGATGAATTGGACGAGTAAAGGACAATTGCCCAAAACCTATCAAACCCCTTATGGAACAGTAGAAGTACATCGGCATGTGTACCAAACGAGCGCGGGTGGACCCACCTTTTGTCCCCTGGAAGTCGATGCTCGGATCATCATGACTTCAACCCCCCGGTTGGCCAAACAAATCTCCCACAAATATGCGGAGATGAGTAGTGTCCGAGTGGTAGAAGATTTGCGGGAAAATCATGGACGAGTGATCCACCGTTCGTTTGTGCAAACGTTAGCCGAAGCGGTCGGTGAGATTGCCTTGCTCAAGGAAGAGGATTGGCACTATCAGACACCAAAATTACCTGTAGAGGTGGCAACGGTCAGTCTCGGTGTCGATGGCACCTGCCTGTTGTTATGCAAAGACGGATTTCGCCAAGCCATGATTGGGACCCTCAGTCTCTATGATGCTCAAGGGGAAAGGCTCCACACCACCTATGTCGCCGCCGCACCCGAACAGGGACGGCAAACCTTTTTAGATCGAATGCGACGAGAAATTGAACACATCAAACGGTTGTATCCCAACTCCCATTATCAAGGGTTAGCCGATGGAGCACCGGAGAATTGGACGTTTCTCGAACCCGTCACGGATAGTCAAGTTTTGGATTTCTTTCATGCCACTCAGTATCTCGACAACGTTGCTAAAGCCATCCATCCCCGCAATCCTAAACATCAAAAAAGCTGGATGGATGAGCATTGTCATCTGCTGAAGCACGAGGTGGGTGCCGCTCAACGACTGCTGACAGAAATGGAAACCATTGTGCCGAAACGGGTGAGTCAATCGGTGCAAAAGGGATTACAAGATGCCATCACTTACTTTCGCAATCACCACCATCAGATGCGCTATGCCGAGGCGATTGCTGCTCATTTACCCATTGGCTCAGGAGTCACCGAAGCGGGATGTAAAGTCATTGTCAAAGCACGTCTGTGTGGCTCTGGAATGAAGTGGAAAGAACATGGAGCGGGGATTGTTTTGAGCTTACGAACCTTGAGTTACAGTCAAGGACGATGGCAGCAATTTTGGTCAAAGATTAATCGCTATGGCTTCACTTTTGCAGAATAG
- the def gene encoding peptide deformylase gives MTRLQVMELGHPVLRRVAKPITEARRTSLQPLMDQLIQTAQQANGVGIAAPQVGISERLFIVASRPTPRYPHAPVMEPTVMINPQIVSHSAERVKDWEGCLSVPGVRGLVPRYQAIAVEYTDRYGQHQHQELTDFVARIFQHELDHLNGILFIDRVESTQDLISEQDYQERIVGASWSTEK, from the coding sequence ATGACCAGATTGCAGGTGATGGAACTGGGCCATCCCGTGTTACGGCGAGTTGCCAAACCGATTACGGAGGCCAGGAGAACATCTCTCCAACCGCTCATGGATCAGTTAATTCAAACGGCGCAACAGGCGAATGGGGTGGGCATTGCGGCTCCCCAGGTGGGTATATCAGAGCGGCTGTTTATTGTGGCCTCTCGACCCACACCTCGCTATCCTCATGCACCAGTGATGGAACCGACGGTGATGATCAATCCTCAAATCGTCAGCCATTCTGCAGAACGGGTGAAGGATTGGGAAGGCTGCCTGAGTGTTCCCGGCGTGCGGGGATTAGTGCCTCGTTATCAGGCGATCGCGGTGGAATACACGGATCGCTACGGTCAGCACCAGCATCAGGAATTGACCGACTTTGTAGCCCGCATTTTCCAGCATGAGCTAGATCACCTGAATGGCATTCTATTCATTGACCGTGTAGAAAGCACTCAGGATTTGATTAGCGAACAGGACTATCAGGAACGAATTGTGGGAGCCAGTTGGTCAACGGAAAAATAG
- a CDS encoding ribbon-helix-helix domain-containing protein → MTITLPDDLHHALTQMAQAKGCTEAELVQTILRNYLDSHPTLHPCIGMGASGRTDLAQRDEELLWTEKWPS, encoded by the coding sequence ATGACCATTACTCTTCCTGACGATCTGCACCATGCACTCACCCAGATGGCCCAGGCAAAGGGTTGCACAGAGGCAGAACTGGTGCAAACGATTCTGAGAAATTATCTGGACAGTCATCCCACCTTACATCCCTGTATTGGCATGGGTGCCAGCGGACGCACAGACTTGGCTCAACGGGATGAAGAATTACTTTGGACAGAAAAGTGGCCATCATAG
- a CDS encoding Hsp70 family protein translates to MQALTLLPVYSMAYAIDFGTSNTVITRWNQATQQPETLALPGITWKAAQNPPLIPSLVYVEDAGQGQVLVGQTVRDRALDLTNDPRFFRNFKRGIGSSIQGFLPELDGQTVRFEQVGQWFLTQIIQQLKASDPEVTQSLTFTVPVDSFESYRLWLGQVSEALQIEHVRMLDEPTAAALGYGLTEQQTLLVIDFGGGTLDLSLVQLDRAIETSKPLGFVLKWGQKNFAQESAQKPKLARVLAKAGQNLGGSDIDNWLVDYFAATQDLVISPLTIRLAERLKIQLSLQPQAQEVYFNDETFDSFELQLTRTQFEDILKQHQFFERLDDCMTQVLQQARRQGLEMGDIDAVLLVGGTAQIPAVQSWVQQYFDASKIRCEKPFEAIAQGALQLSQGLELKDFLYHSYGVRYWDRRNNCHNWHPIIKAGQSYPMSEPVELFLGASLENQPSIELILGELGGAADQTEVYFDGDRLVTRRVGSQQTQVQPLNDRDGARNIAKLDPPGNPGSDRIKVQFRVDDQRFLRITVEDLLALNTLLEDQPVVQLS, encoded by the coding sequence TTGCAAGCTCTAACACTGCTCCCCGTTTACAGTATGGCCTACGCGATCGATTTCGGTACAAGTAACACCGTCATCACCCGCTGGAATCAAGCGACCCAACAACCCGAAACCCTTGCTTTGCCTGGAATTACCTGGAAAGCGGCCCAAAATCCACCCCTGATTCCCAGCCTGGTTTATGTGGAAGATGCTGGCCAGGGCCAGGTCTTAGTGGGGCAAACGGTGCGCGACCGTGCCCTGGATCTGACCAATGACCCGCGCTTCTTTCGTAACTTCAAACGGGGGATCGGTTCCTCGATTCAAGGCTTTTTGCCAGAACTAGATGGCCAAACAGTGCGCTTTGAGCAAGTCGGCCAGTGGTTTCTCACCCAGATCATTCAGCAACTGAAGGCCAGTGATCCAGAAGTGACCCAATCGCTGACATTTACCGTCCCCGTCGATAGCTTTGAATCCTACCGTCTCTGGCTGGGGCAGGTGAGTGAAGCGTTGCAAATTGAGCACGTTCGGATGCTGGATGAACCAACGGCTGCTGCGCTGGGATACGGCCTCACCGAGCAGCAAACCCTGTTAGTGATTGACTTTGGGGGCGGGACGCTGGATCTGTCCCTGGTGCAATTGGATAGGGCGATCGAAACCAGTAAACCGCTGGGGTTTGTGCTCAAATGGGGCCAGAAAAACTTTGCTCAGGAATCGGCACAGAAGCCCAAACTAGCCAGAGTGCTGGCAAAAGCGGGACAAAATCTGGGTGGCTCGGATATTGATAACTGGCTGGTGGATTATTTTGCCGCAACTCAAGATTTGGTCATCAGTCCCCTCACGATCCGCCTCGCAGAGCGGCTAAAAATTCAACTGTCGTTGCAACCCCAGGCCCAGGAAGTCTATTTCAATGACGAGACATTTGACAGCTTCGAACTGCAACTAACTCGCACCCAATTTGAGGACATCCTCAAGCAACACCAATTTTTTGAACGGTTAGATGATTGCATGACGCAGGTGTTGCAACAGGCACGACGACAGGGACTGGAAATGGGCGACATCGATGCCGTTTTGCTGGTCGGGGGAACGGCCCAAATTCCAGCGGTGCAGTCCTGGGTGCAACAGTATTTTGATGCCAGCAAGATTCGCTGCGAAAAACCCTTTGAAGCGATCGCCCAGGGAGCCTTGCAACTGAGCCAGGGGCTTGAACTGAAAGACTTTCTCTACCACAGCTATGGTGTGCGTTACTGGGATCGGCGCAACAACTGCCACAACTGGCATCCAATCATCAAAGCGGGCCAGTCCTACCCCATGAGCGAACCTGTGGAATTGTTTCTGGGTGCCTCTCTGGAAAACCAGCCCAGCATTGAATTGATTTTGGGTGAATTGGGTGGCGCAGCGGATCAAACCGAAGTCTACTTTGATGGCGATCGCCTCGTGACTCGTCGTGTCGGCAGTCAGCAGACTCAGGTGCAACCTCTGAACGATCGTGACGGTGCCCGCAATATTGCCAAACTGGATCCACCCGGAAATCCAGGGAGCGATCGCATCAAAGTCCAATTCCGCGTCGATGACCAGCGCTTTCTCCGCATCACCGTCGAAGATTTGCTGGCTCTCAACACCCTGTTGGAGGATCAGCCCGTGGTGCAGTTGAGTTAG